One window of the Prinia subflava isolate CZ2003 ecotype Zambia chromosome 1, Cam_Psub_1.2, whole genome shotgun sequence genome contains the following:
- the TMEM42 gene encoding transmembrane protein 42: MRAGAAAAAAAGGLGAAAAALAKLALGPGGEAAGGLLPVLLRLSCVGLVFVCNAVMWTVFTKALRLSSSSAAASVTTTASNFISSAILGKLLFGETWTPLWWVGLAVTVCGLMLLHTAAPQLVQVPAEKES, encoded by the exons atgcgggcgggggcggcggcggcggcggccgcggggggcctgggggcggcggcggccgccctGGCGAAGCTGGCGCTGGGCCcgggcggggaggcggcgggcggCCTG ctgccagtgTTGCTTCGCCTCAGCTGTGTTGGCCTGGTGTTTGTGTGCAATGCAGTGATGTGGACAGTCTTCACAAAAGCCTTACGactctcctcctcctcggctgctgcctctgtgacTACGACAGCCTCCAACTTCATCTCTTCA gCTATCCTGGGAAAATTGCTCTTTGGGGAGACGTGGACACCCCTGTGGTGGGTCGGCCTCGCCGTGACAGTCTGCGGGCTCATGCTGCTGCACACGGCCGCACCCCAGCTGGTGCAGGTCCCAGCGGAGAAGGAGTCATGA